One Palaemon carinicauda isolate YSFRI2023 chromosome 5, ASM3689809v2, whole genome shotgun sequence DNA window includes the following coding sequences:
- the LOC137640443 gene encoding uncharacterized protein yields the protein MATRGCKNSPDTFYYVCGYYIGKKQVLHKIVKGAKLWIAYRLYFGMPMGDQDKPWAPHVICGSCHSTLEGWLRGTGRAMPFAIPRVWREPKNHHDDCFFCKVDVTKYRKVKGRQALHYPDIPSSRAPVPHDDCLPVPQPPENVDEGMDISFEGSASSKNQEMEEVFVPRMTLEPQYQGRWNTAMMGDYIWSLMREDKNMHSTKSRSSKHF from the exons ATGGCTACTAGAGGATGTAAAAATTCTCCAGATACATTTTACTATGTGTGTGGAtattatattggaaaaaaacaagTATTACATAAAATTGTGAAAGGTGCCAAATTGTGGATAGCGTACAGACTCTATTTCGGAATGCCCATGGGTGATCAGGACAAGCCATGGGCCCCTCATGTGATATGTGGAAGCTGCCATTCTACTCTAGAAGGATGGCTAAGAGGTACAGGAAGAGCAATGCCTTTTGCCATTCCTAGAGTATGGAGAGAACCGAAGAACCATCACGATGACTGTTTTTTTTGCAAGGTTGATGTGACAAAGTACAGAAAAGTGAAAGGAAGACAAGCTCTTCATTATCCAGACATACCATCATCTAGAGCACCTGTCCCACATGATGACTGCTTACCAGTACCACAGCCACCAGAAAAT GTAGATGAGGGAATGGATATTTCATTTGAAGGGTCAGCAAGTAGCAAAAACCAAGAAATGGAAGAAGTTTTCGTACCAAGAATGACTTTGGAGCCTCA ATATCAAGGACGATGGAATACTGCTATGATGGGAGATTACATATGGTCTCTAATGAGAGAAGATAAAAATATGCACTCTACAAAATCTCGATCGTCCAAGCACTTCTGA